From Acinonyx jubatus isolate Ajub_Pintada_27869175 chromosome B2, VMU_Ajub_asm_v1.0, whole genome shotgun sequence, a single genomic window includes:
- the LOC106987163 gene encoding putative olfactory receptor 2B8 gives MDLKNGSSFTGFILLGFSDRPQLERVLFVVLLIFYLLTLLGNTTIIALSLLDPHLQTPMYFFLSNLSFLDLCYTTSTVPQLLVHLRGADKSISFAGCVAQLFIALGLGGTECILLGVMAFDRYAAVCRPLHYTVIMHPRLCALMASASWSIGFANSSLQTVLIFLVPLCGRNKIHNFFCEVTPLLKLACVDTTGNENEIFFASVIILLIPVALITFSYGQIVRAVLRIKSATGQRKAFGTCGSHLTVVSLFYGSAIYAYVQPSNNYSQDQGKFISLFYTIVTPMANPFIYTLRNKDVMGAMRKVLCRGYDSR, from the coding sequence ATGGACCTGAAAAATGGAAGTTCTTTCACTGGCTTTATACTGCTGGGTTTCTCTGACCGGCCTCAGCTGGAGCGAGTCCTCTTTGTGGTTCTTCTCATCTTCTATCTTCTCACCCTGCTGGGAAACACAACCATCATTGCATTGTCCCTCCTGGACCCACACCTGCAGactcccatgtactttttcctgtCCAACCTAAGCTTTCTGGACCTGTGTTACACGACCAGCACTGTTCCTCAGCTGCTGGTTCATCTCAGGGGAGCAGACAAGTCTATCTCCTTCGCTGGCTGTGTAGCTCAGCTGTTCATCGCTCTAGGGTTGGGAGGCACAGAATGCATTCTGTTGGGGGTGATGGCATTTGACCGCTATGCAGCCGTCTGCAGGCCCCTGCACTACACAGTGATCATGCACCCCCGTCTCTGTGCCCTGATGGCTTCTGCGTCGTGGTCCATTGGCTTTGCCAACTCCTCGTTGCAGACGGTGCTCATCTTTCTTGTACCACTTtgtgggagaaataaaatacacaactTCTTTTGTGAGGTCACCCCACTGCTCAAGCTTGCCTGTGTTGACACCACTGGGAATGAGAATGAGATCTTCTTTGCCAGTGTGATCATTCTCCTCATACCTGTGGCATTAATCACGTTCTCCTATGGTCAGATAGTCAGGGCAGTGTTAAGAATAAAGTCAGCCACAGGGCAGAGGAAAGCGTTTGGGACATGTGGGTCCCACCTCACGGTGGTCTCCCTGTTCTATGGCTCAGCCATCTATGCTTACGTCCAGCCCAGCAACAACTACTCCCAGGATCAGGGCAAGTTCATTTCTCTGTTCTACACCATCGTCACCCCCATGGCCAACCCCTTCATATATACCCTGCGGAACAAGGATGTGATGGGGGCAATGAGGAAGGTGTTGTGTAGGGGCTATGACTCCAGATGA